A single region of the Cronobacter condimenti 1330 genome encodes:
- the mntP gene encoding manganese efflux pump MntP — protein sequence MNLSATLLLAFGMSMDAFAASIGKGATLHKPKFSEALRTGLIFGVIEAITPLVGWLLGLLATQFVLTWNHWIAFVLLVFLGGRMIIEGVRGCDESPEKLRRHSFWLLVTTAFATSLDAMAVGVGLAFLQVDIIKTALAIGCATLIMATLGMMVGRFIGPLLGKRAEILGGVVLIGIGCQILWSHFAG from the coding sequence ATGAATCTTTCCGCCACACTGCTTCTTGCCTTCGGTATGTCAATGGACGCTTTTGCAGCTTCCATCGGCAAAGGCGCCACTCTGCACAAACCCAAATTCTCCGAAGCTCTGCGTACGGGCCTTATCTTTGGCGTTATCGAAGCGATTACCCCGCTGGTAGGCTGGCTCCTCGGGCTTCTGGCTACACAGTTTGTGCTGACGTGGAACCACTGGATTGCTTTTGTGCTGCTGGTATTTCTCGGTGGGCGAATGATAATCGAGGGCGTGCGCGGCTGCGATGAATCACCAGAAAAGCTGCGCCGCCACAGTTTCTGGCTTTTAGTCACCACGGCCTTTGCCACGAGCCTTGACGCGATGGCAGTTGGCGTAGGTCTTGCTTTCCTTCAGGTCGATATCATCAAAACCGCACTGGCTATCGGCTGCGCCACACTGATTATGGCGACGCTCGGCATGATGGTCGGCCGTTTTATCGGCCCATTACTGGGTAAACGGGCCGAGATACTGGGCGGTGTGGTACTGATTGGCATCGGCTGCCAGATCCTGTGGAGCCACTTCGCGGGTTAA
- the rlmA gene encoding 23S rRNA (guanine(745)-N(1))-methyltransferase, translating to MSFICPLCHLPLQAQAKSFRCASNHQFDIAKEGYVNLLPVQHKRSRDPGDSSEMMQARRAFLDAGHYAQLRTNTAQLLAENVPETGATLLDIGCGEGYYTSAFAALTASRNGQSWGLDVSRSAIRFAAKRYADISFCVASSHRLPFPDAFFDAVVRIYAPCKAEELARVVKPGGVLVTVTPGPRHLIEMKGLIYDEVRLHAPNQEQLPGFSLAEEQALGYEMRLNGEEATTLLQMTPFAWRARPEVWQMLREQTAFKCETDFCLRLWRRDV from the coding sequence ATGTCCTTTATCTGTCCCCTTTGCCATTTGCCCTTGCAGGCGCAAGCGAAAAGTTTCCGCTGCGCCAGTAACCATCAGTTTGATATTGCAAAGGAAGGGTATGTCAATCTTCTGCCGGTTCAGCATAAGCGCTCGCGCGATCCAGGTGACAGCAGCGAAATGATGCAGGCCCGCCGTGCGTTTCTGGATGCCGGCCACTACGCGCAGCTGCGTACTAATACCGCACAGTTGCTTGCCGAAAACGTGCCAGAAACTGGCGCGACGCTTCTGGACATCGGCTGCGGTGAAGGGTACTACACCAGCGCGTTTGCGGCGCTTACCGCGTCCCGGAACGGCCAGAGCTGGGGGCTTGATGTATCGCGAAGCGCCATCCGCTTTGCCGCAAAGCGGTACGCGGATATTTCGTTTTGTGTCGCCTCAAGCCACCGCCTGCCATTCCCGGATGCCTTTTTCGACGCGGTTGTTCGTATTTATGCGCCCTGCAAAGCCGAAGAGCTGGCACGAGTGGTAAAACCGGGCGGCGTACTCGTGACCGTCACGCCAGGCCCAAGACATCTGATCGAGATGAAGGGGCTTATCTATGATGAGGTGCGTCTGCATGCGCCGAATCAGGAACAGCTACCGGGTTTTTCGCTCGCAGAGGAGCAGGCTTTAGGCTATGAAATGCGCCTTAATGGCGAAGAAGCAACGACGCTACTACAAATGACGCCGTTTGCCTGGCGCGCCCGCCCTGAGGTGTGGCAAATGCTACGCGAGCAGACAGCATTTAAATGCGAAACGGATTTTTGCCTGCGCCTGTGGCGGCGGGACGTTTAA
- the cspE gene encoding transcription antiterminator/RNA stability regulator CspE, protein MAKIKGQVKWFNESKGFGFITPADGSKDVFVHFSAIQGNGFKTLAEGQNVEFEIQDGQKGPAAVNVVAI, encoded by the coding sequence ATGGCAAAGATTAAAGGTCAAGTTAAGTGGTTCAACGAGTCTAAAGGTTTTGGTTTCATTACTCCGGCTGACGGTAGCAAAGATGTGTTTGTACACTTCTCTGCAATCCAGGGTAATGGCTTCAAAACTCTGGCTGAAGGCCAGAACGTTGAGTTCGAGATTCAGGACGGTCAGAAAGGTCCGGCAGCTGTTAACGTAGTTGCTATCTAA
- a CDS encoding DUF2627 domain-containing protein codes for MCGIFSKEVLSKHVVVEYRFSAEPYFSASSSNVSVLSKSAPVGEQNN; via the coding sequence ATGTGTGGCATTTTCAGTAAAGAAGTCCTGAGTAAACACGTTGTCGTTGAATACCGCTTCTCTGCCGAACCTTATTTCAGTGCCTCAAGCAGTAATGTCTCAGTTTTATCTAAGTCAGCGCCTGTGGGCGAACAAAACAATTGA
- a CDS encoding MBL fold metallo-hydrolase yields the protein MGMVWKNPWYDPTKAHHRPDGFCNTHEVGHQPGDLRRWQDERKAQGLPRPPDGGYAAFIQQWWQPAVIEGDEDGVWWFGHATLLIRLNGRYLLTDPLFSNRASPVSFYGPARKTPLPLALSDLPPIDAVLISHNHYDHLDNHTIRRLRRRFPEAVFFVPLDLKRWFIKRGINQVTELDWWESREWQGFQITAVPAQHWSMRTLWDRNRSLWCGWVIESATQRFWFSGDSGYTPELLDIPQRLGPLTAAAIPVGAYAPRWFMAPHHMDPQHAVQLWQHAGRPLAIPIHWGVFELADESLDEPPAELLRALNEYGEKAETFVPRRIGQYLPLSINKP from the coding sequence ATGGGCATGGTCTGGAAAAATCCCTGGTACGATCCCACGAAAGCTCATCACCGACCTGACGGCTTTTGTAATACACACGAGGTCGGGCACCAGCCCGGCGATTTGCGCCGCTGGCAGGACGAACGTAAAGCCCAGGGACTGCCGCGCCCGCCTGACGGCGGATATGCGGCGTTCATCCAGCAGTGGTGGCAACCGGCAGTGATTGAAGGCGATGAAGATGGCGTCTGGTGGTTTGGTCACGCCACGCTGCTGATTCGCCTCAACGGGCGCTATTTACTCACCGATCCGCTATTCTCAAACCGCGCCTCGCCCGTCAGTTTCTATGGCCCAGCGCGTAAAACCCCGCTGCCGCTGGCGCTTTCCGACCTGCCCCCGATTGACGCAGTTCTGATTTCTCACAATCACTACGATCATCTGGATAACCACACGATCCGTCGTCTACGAAGGCGCTTCCCGGAGGCGGTTTTTTTTGTGCCGCTGGACCTGAAACGCTGGTTTATTAAGCGCGGTATCAACCAGGTTACCGAGCTAGACTGGTGGGAAAGCCGCGAATGGCAGGGGTTTCAGATAACCGCTGTTCCTGCGCAGCACTGGAGCATGCGCACGTTGTGGGACAGAAACCGTTCGTTGTGGTGCGGTTGGGTCATTGAAAGCGCCACTCAACGTTTCTGGTTTAGCGGTGACAGTGGTTATACCCCGGAACTGCTCGACATCCCTCAACGTCTGGGGCCGCTTACCGCAGCGGCGATTCCGGTAGGTGCCTACGCCCCGCGCTGGTTTATGGCACCGCATCATATGGATCCACAGCACGCGGTCCAGCTCTGGCAACATGCAGGCAGGCCGCTTGCTATTCCGATTCACTGGGGCGTGTTTGAACTGGCGGATGAATCACTGGACGAACCGCCCGCAGAGTTATTACGCGCGCTCAATGAATATGGCGAAAAAGCAGAAACGTTCGTGCCGCGTCGTATTGGGCAATATTTACCGCTGAGCATAAATAAGCCCTGA
- a CDS encoding YebO family protein: MNDIANSGTLNIATLAISLVGVVVALVAWFFINRASVRANQQVELLEALLEQEKRQTVLLRRLCDANEPEAQAPAATPAATQDDDGGFVHLVAER, encoded by the coding sequence ATGAACGATATTGCAAATTCTGGTACATTAAATATCGCCACTCTGGCGATTTCTCTGGTTGGCGTCGTTGTGGCGCTGGTGGCCTGGTTCTTTATCAACCGCGCAAGCGTTCGCGCCAATCAGCAGGTGGAACTGCTGGAGGCGCTGCTTGAACAGGAAAAACGGCAAACGGTGCTGCTGCGTCGCTTATGTGACGCGAATGAGCCGGAGGCGCAGGCGCCTGCCGCCACGCCCGCCGCTACTCAGGATGACGATGGCGGTTTTGTTCACCTGGTGGCTGAACGTTAA
- the mgrB gene encoding PhoP/PhoQ regulator MgrB, whose translation MKKLRWAILLAVLVACLLLWAQMINVMCDQDVQFFSGICTINKFIPW comes from the coding sequence GTGAAAAAATTGAGATGGGCTATTTTGCTGGCCGTGCTGGTGGCCTGTTTACTGTTATGGGCGCAGATGATCAACGTAATGTGTGATCAGGACGTTCAATTTTTCAGCGGCATTTGTACCATCAATAAGTTCATTCCCTGGTAA
- a CDS encoding YobH family protein — protein MRYLIRVAALLVVAWVALLFSGYGVLIGSHENAAGLGLQCRYLTARQVVNAQFIHSDSGLVGITACPVLRKSETVVDNG, from the coding sequence ATGCGTTATTTGATTCGTGTCGCCGCGCTGTTAGTCGTGGCCTGGGTTGCGCTGCTTTTCAGCGGCTATGGAGTGTTGATTGGCAGTCATGAGAACGCGGCCGGCTTAGGGTTGCAGTGCCGCTACCTGACAGCAAGACAAGTGGTAAACGCGCAGTTTATCCATTCCGATAGCGGGCTTGTGGGCATCACCGCATGCCCCGTATTGCGTAAAAGCGAGACGGTCGTCGATAACGGCTAA
- the kdgR gene encoding DNA-binding transcriptional regulator KdgR — MAIAELDKQPDSVSSVLKVFGILQALGEEREIGITELSQRVMMSKSTVYRFLQTMKSLGYVAQEGESEKYSLTLKLFELGARALQNVDLIRSADIQMRELSRLTKETIHLGALDEDSIVYIHKIDSMYNLRMYSRIGRRNPLYSTAIGKVLLAWRDHDEVRQILEGVEYKRSTDRTIMSTDELLPVLDLVREHGYGEDNEEQEEGLRCIAVPVFDRFGVVIAGLSISFPTLRFSEERLHEYVEILHTAARKISEQMGYNNYPF; from the coding sequence ATGGCAATCGCAGAATTAGATAAACAGCCTGACTCCGTTTCTTCGGTGCTCAAGGTCTTTGGTATTTTGCAGGCGTTGGGTGAAGAGCGGGAAATTGGTATCACCGAATTGTCGCAGCGCGTCATGATGTCAAAAAGCACCGTTTACCGCTTTTTGCAGACCATGAAGTCACTGGGTTATGTCGCTCAGGAAGGAGAGTCTGAAAAATACTCTCTGACGCTCAAGCTGTTTGAGCTTGGGGCTCGCGCGTTACAAAATGTTGACCTTATCCGCAGCGCGGATATTCAGATGCGCGAGCTGTCGCGTCTGACCAAAGAAACCATTCACCTGGGCGCGCTCGATGAAGACAGCATTGTCTACATCCATAAAATCGACTCCATGTATAACCTGCGCATGTACTCACGTATCGGGCGCCGTAACCCGCTATACAGTACCGCCATCGGTAAAGTGCTGCTGGCCTGGCGCGACCATGACGAAGTGCGTCAGATTCTGGAAGGCGTGGAGTATAAGCGCAGTACCGATCGCACCATTATGTCGACTGATGAACTGTTGCCGGTTCTCGATCTGGTGCGTGAACATGGCTATGGCGAAGATAACGAAGAGCAGGAAGAAGGGCTGCGCTGCATCGCGGTGCCGGTTTTCGACCGTTTCGGTGTGGTGATTGCGGGCTTAAGTATCTCTTTCCCGACGCTGCGTTTCTCTGAAGAGCGTCTGCACGAGTATGTGGAAATCCTGCATACAGCGGCGCGTAAAATCTCTGAACAGATGGGTTACAACAATTATCCGTTCTGA
- the htpX gene encoding protease HtpX: MMRIALFLLTNLAVMMVFGLVLSLTGIQSSSVTGLLIMALLFGFGGSIVSLLMSKWMALKSVGCEVIEAPRNETERWLMDTVAQQSRQAGIAMPQVAIYHAPDINAFATGARRDASLVAVSTGLLQNMSRDEAEAVIAHEISHIANGDMVTMTLIQGVVNTFVIFISRIIAQVAAGFLGGNRDEGEESNGNPLIYFAVATVLELVFGILASIITMWFSRYREFHADAGSAKLVGREKMIAALQRLKTSYEPQEASSMMAFCINGKSKSLSELFMTHPPLDKRIEALRSGEYLK, translated from the coding sequence ATGATGCGAATTGCGCTTTTCCTGTTGACTAACCTGGCCGTCATGATGGTGTTCGGTCTGGTGCTCAGCCTGACAGGGATCCAGTCAAGCAGCGTGACAGGCCTTCTGATCATGGCGCTGCTGTTTGGTTTCGGCGGCTCGATCGTTTCGCTGCTGATGTCCAAATGGATGGCGCTGAAATCGGTAGGCTGTGAAGTTATCGAAGCCCCGCGTAACGAAACGGAACGCTGGCTGATGGATACCGTGGCACAGCAGTCGCGCCAGGCGGGCATCGCGATGCCGCAGGTCGCGATATATCACGCACCTGACATTAACGCGTTTGCGACCGGCGCACGCCGCGACGCTTCGTTGGTGGCAGTAAGTACTGGATTGCTGCAAAACATGAGCCGTGATGAAGCGGAAGCGGTTATCGCTCACGAAATTAGCCATATCGCTAATGGTGACATGGTGACGATGACCCTGATTCAGGGGGTGGTGAACACCTTTGTTATTTTCATTTCGCGCATTATCGCGCAGGTGGCGGCTGGTTTCCTTGGCGGCAACCGTGATGAAGGCGAAGAGAGCAACGGCAATCCGCTTATCTATTTCGCGGTGGCAACGGTGCTGGAGCTGGTGTTTGGTATTCTCGCGAGCATTATCACGATGTGGTTCTCCCGCTACCGTGAATTCCACGCCGACGCTGGCTCTGCAAAACTGGTGGGCCGCGAGAAAATGATTGCGGCACTGCAGCGTCTTAAAACCAGCTATGAGCCGCAGGAAGCGAGCAGCATGATGGCGTTCTGCATTAACGGTAAATCAAAATCATTAAGCGAACTCTTCATGACGCACCCGCCGCTGGATAAGCGTATTGAAGCGCTGCGCAGCGGCGAATATCTGAAATAA